In the genome of Vicia villosa cultivar HV-30 ecotype Madison, WI linkage group LG7, Vvil1.0, whole genome shotgun sequence, one region contains:
- the LOC131615691 gene encoding receptor-like protein 9DC3 isoform X2, protein MGWLLLCLHVFLFHFPSFSSSSPSFNFLCHHHENSALLQFKSSFTISTLPWCDETLMKTNTWKNGSDCCSWHGVTCDTVSGHVIGLNLGCEGLTGTLQPNSTLFHLPHLQTLNLSHNQFYDTHFHSKFGGFTSLTHLDLSSSNSYSSFQGKVPPQISHLSKLISLHLSQNFELVWKESTLKRLVQNATNLKELFLDETDMSSIKLNSIDLLFNLSSSLVTLNLRNTGLRGSFKKCNLCLPSIQQLYMSENNQLEGHQVPELSCSSNFLRILDFSGTIPQCLVSSSRLQVLDLQMNKFHGTLANKFSKDGKLFTLNLFGNRLEGRLPETLSQCQNLEVLNIGNNKLEDKFPDWLQSLQDLKVLVLRDNKLHGPISNLKINNSFPSLIIFDISGNTFSGPLPKAYIEQFETMKNVDRIIEDGTFEYIESAIYDTHESAEIDVRSNYYYSMSVTLKGINMPMVKIPKMLVSIDLSRNMFEGEIPNDIGELHSLMGLNLSHNRLVGHIPQSMGNLTNLEWLDLSSNMLIGMIPAKFTNLNSLEVLNLSNNHLVGEIPQGKQFNTFSNDSYEGNSELCGLPLSKKCGPEQQSPPASPNKLWNEEKFRFGWKPVAIGYGCGFVFGIGLGYCMFLIGRPRWLVMIFGGQPKRRVRRRRTRVRRTNGSTMNQMIQMS, encoded by the exons ATGGGGTGGTTGCTTTTGTGTTTACATGTTTTTCTCTTCCATTTTCCatccttctcttcttcttctccttctttcaaTTTCTTATGTCATCATCATGAGAATTCTGCCTTGCTTCAGTTCAAGTCCTCATTTACAATATCTACTCTCCCTTGGTGTGATGAAACTCTTATGAAAACAAACACATGGAAAAATGGAAGTGATTGTTGTTCATGGCATGGGGTGACTTGTGACACTGTCTCTGGTCACGTGATTGGCCTCAACCTTGGTTGTGAAGGCCTTACAGGCACATTACAACCCAACAGTACTCTTTTCCATCTTCCTCATCTCCAAACACTCAACCTTTCTCACAATCAGTTCTATGACACCCATTTTCATTCTAAATTTGGGGGGTTTACGAGTCTTACACATCTTGATTTGTCTTCTTCTAATTCTTATTCTTCCTTTCAAGGTAAAGTTCCTCCTCAAATCTCACACCTTTCTAAATTAATATCACTTCATCTATCTCAAAATTTTGAGTTAGTTTGGAAAGAGAGCACTTTGAAGAGACTTGTGCAAAATGCAACAAATTTAAAGGAATTATTTCTAGATGAAACTGACATGTCTTCAATAAAATTAAACTCCATTGATTTGCTCTTCAACCTTTCTTCCTCTTTGGTTACTCTTAATCTTAGAAACACAGGATTAAGAGGATCCTTCAAAAAATGTAATTTGTGCTTACCAAGTATTCAACAACTATACATGTCAGAAAATAACCAACTTGAAGGCCATCAAGTTCCAGAATTGAGTTGCAGTAGTAACTTCCTTAGAATTTTGGATTTTTCAG GTACCATTCCACAATGTCTTGTTAGTTCATCGCGTCTTCAAGTTTTGGATCTACAAATGAACAAATTTCATGGCACTTTGGCAAATAAATTTTCAAAGGACGGTAAACTTTTTACTCTGAATCTCTTTGGCAACCGTTTAGAAGGCCGTTTGCCTGAAACTTTGTCCCAATGCCAAAATCTGGAAGTTTTAAATATCGGCAACAACAAACTAGAAGATAAATTTCCTGACTGGCTTCAAAGTCTTCAAGATTTAAAAGTGTTGGTTTTGCGAGACAATAAGTTGCATGGTCCCATTTCTAATCTAAAGATCAACAATTCTTTTCCAAGTTTAATTATTTTTGATATCTCAGGAAATACTTTTAGCGGTCCTCTACCAAAAGCCTATATTGAACAGTTTGAAACCATGAAAAATGTTGATCGAATTATTGAGGATGGCACTTTCGAATATATAGAATCAGCAATATATGATACCCATGAAAGTGCGGAAATAGATGTACGTTCGAATTACTATTATTCCATGTCAGTGACATTGAAAGGAATCAATATGCCAATggtaaaaattccaaaaatgctTGTAAGTATTGATTTGTCAAGAAACATGTTTGAAGGAGAGATTCCAAATGATATTGGAGAGCTTCATTCTCTCATGGGACTAAATCTTTCTCATAACAGACTCGTAGGTCACATTCCACAATCCATGGGAAACTTGACAAACTTGGAATGGTTGGATCTCTCCTCAAATATGTTGATCGGTATGATTCCTGCCAAATTCACAAATCTAAACAGCCTTGAAGTTTTGAATCTTTCCAATAACCATCTTGTAGGAGAAATACCTCAAGGAAAACAGTTCAACACATTTTCAAATGATTCGTATGAAGGAAACTCTGAGTTATGTGGATTACCCTTGTCAAAGAAATGTGGACCCGAACAACAATCTCCACCAGCTTCACCCAACAAGCTTTGGAATGAAGAGAAATTTAGATTTGGATGGAAACCAGTGGCAATTGGATATGGATGTGGATTTGTGTTTGGAATAGGCCTTGGATATTGCATGTTTTTAATTGGAAGGCCAAGATGGCTTGTGATGATATTTGGTGGCCAGCCAAAGAGAAGagtgagaagaagaagaacaagagtgAGGAGGACCAATGGTTCAACCATGAATCAGATGATACAAATGTCATAG
- the LOC131615691 gene encoding receptor-like protein 7 isoform X1, with the protein MGWLLLCLHVFLFHFPSFSSSSPSFNFLCHHHENSALLQFKSSFTISTLPWCDETLMKTNTWKNGSDCCSWHGVTCDTVSGHVIGLNLGCEGLTGTLQPNSTLFHLPHLQTLNLSHNQFYDTHFHSKFGGFTSLTHLDLSSSNSYSSFQGKVPPQISHLSKLISLHLSQNFELVWKESTLKRLVQNATNLKELFLDETDMSSIKLNSIDLLFNLSSSLVTLNLRNTGLRGSFKKCNLCLPSIQQLYMSENNQLEGHQVPELSCSSNFLRILDFSGNDFEGPIPPSFSNLTQLTSLHLNFNSLNGSISSLLLTLPSLISLHLSENEFTGELPISLSNLQHLISLDLSSNSFKGQIPDVFGGMTKLQHLDLSSNNLEGTIPSSLFNLNQLLTLDCSDNKLVGPLIKKISGFQKLTHLVLDNNLLNGTIPSSLFSLPCLKKFSLTNNRFTGYISAISSYSLEKLYLCDNKLEGNIPKSIFNLSNLTILCLSSNNLSGVVDFQHFSKLQHLLSLSLSYNTQLSLNIETNISYHFPQLIKLELSSLNLNKLPKFIGKDPTLSSLDMSNNRFTGRVPNWLLATIAEDGILILSQNMFTSIDHISTSSYQLGSLDLSLNLLQGELSASICNMSSLKFLNLAHNKLTGTIPQCLVSSSRLQVLDLQMNKFHGTLANKFSKDGKLFTLNLFGNRLEGRLPETLSQCQNLEVLNIGNNKLEDKFPDWLQSLQDLKVLVLRDNKLHGPISNLKINNSFPSLIIFDISGNTFSGPLPKAYIEQFETMKNVDRIIEDGTFEYIESAIYDTHESAEIDVRSNYYYSMSVTLKGINMPMVKIPKMLVSIDLSRNMFEGEIPNDIGELHSLMGLNLSHNRLVGHIPQSMGNLTNLEWLDLSSNMLIGMIPAKFTNLNSLEVLNLSNNHLVGEIPQGKQFNTFSNDSYEGNSELCGLPLSKKCGPEQQSPPASPNKLWNEEKFRFGWKPVAIGYGCGFVFGIGLGYCMFLIGRPRWLVMIFGGQPKRRVRRRRTRVRRTNGSTMNQMIQMS; encoded by the coding sequence ATGGGGTGGTTGCTTTTGTGTTTACATGTTTTTCTCTTCCATTTTCCatccttctcttcttcttctccttctttcaaTTTCTTATGTCATCATCATGAGAATTCTGCCTTGCTTCAGTTCAAGTCCTCATTTACAATATCTACTCTCCCTTGGTGTGATGAAACTCTTATGAAAACAAACACATGGAAAAATGGAAGTGATTGTTGTTCATGGCATGGGGTGACTTGTGACACTGTCTCTGGTCACGTGATTGGCCTCAACCTTGGTTGTGAAGGCCTTACAGGCACATTACAACCCAACAGTACTCTTTTCCATCTTCCTCATCTCCAAACACTCAACCTTTCTCACAATCAGTTCTATGACACCCATTTTCATTCTAAATTTGGGGGGTTTACGAGTCTTACACATCTTGATTTGTCTTCTTCTAATTCTTATTCTTCCTTTCAAGGTAAAGTTCCTCCTCAAATCTCACACCTTTCTAAATTAATATCACTTCATCTATCTCAAAATTTTGAGTTAGTTTGGAAAGAGAGCACTTTGAAGAGACTTGTGCAAAATGCAACAAATTTAAAGGAATTATTTCTAGATGAAACTGACATGTCTTCAATAAAATTAAACTCCATTGATTTGCTCTTCAACCTTTCTTCCTCTTTGGTTACTCTTAATCTTAGAAACACAGGATTAAGAGGATCCTTCAAAAAATGTAATTTGTGCTTACCAAGTATTCAACAACTATACATGTCAGAAAATAACCAACTTGAAGGCCATCAAGTTCCAGAATTGAGTTGCAGTAGTAACTTCCTTAGAATTTTGGATTTTTCAGGTAATGATTTCGAAGGACCCATTCCTCCATCATTTTCTAACCTCACGCAACTAACTTCTCTACATCTCAACTTTAACTCCCTTAACGGTTCAATCTCCTCCTTACTTTTGACTCTTCCATCTCTAATTTCTCTCCATCTCTCTGAAAATGAATTCACTGGTGAGCTTCCAATATCACTTTCAAACCTTCAACATCTCATTAGCTTAGACCTTTCATCCAATTCATTTAAGGGTCAGATTCCAGATGTGTTTGGTGGGATGACCAAACTGCAACATCTGGATTTAAGTTCAAACAATTTAGAAGGAACAATTCCTTCTTCATTATTTAACTTGAATCAACTTCTCACATTGGATTGTTCAGATAATAAATTAGTGGGTcccctaataaaaaaaatttcaggGTTTCAAAAACTAACTCATTTGGTTTTAGATAACAACTTGTTAAATGGAACAATTCCTTCCTCCTTGTTTTCTTTGCcttgtttgaaaaagttttctctAACAAACAATCGATTTACAGGGTATATCAGTGCAATCTCATCGTATTCGTTAGAAAAACTTTATCTATGCGACAATAAACTTGAAGGCAATATTCCAAAATCAATCTTCAACCTTTCAAACCTAACCATATTATGTCTATCATCAAACAACTTGAGTGGTGTTGTTgattttcaacacttttctaaACTTCAACATTTGCTTTCTTTGTCTCTTTCATATAATACCCAATTATCACTGAACATTGAAACCAACATTAGTTACCACTTTCCTCAACTAATCAAATTAGAATTGTCttctttgaatttgaataaacTTCCCAAATTCATAGGAAAAGACCCAACTTTGTCTTCTCTTGATATGTCCAACAACAGATTTACTGGAAGAGTGCCCAATTGGTTActtgcaacaattgctgaagatGGAATTTTGATCCTCTCTCAAAACATGTTCACATCAATAGATCATATCTCAACAAGTAGTTACCAGCTCGGTTCCCTTGATCTTAGTTTAAACTTACTACAAGGTGAACTTTCTGCCTCAATTTGCAACATGAGTTCACTAAAATTTCTCAATCTTGCACACAACAAATTGACAGGTACCATTCCACAATGTCTTGTTAGTTCATCGCGTCTTCAAGTTTTGGATCTACAAATGAACAAATTTCATGGCACTTTGGCAAATAAATTTTCAAAGGACGGTAAACTTTTTACTCTGAATCTCTTTGGCAACCGTTTAGAAGGCCGTTTGCCTGAAACTTTGTCCCAATGCCAAAATCTGGAAGTTTTAAATATCGGCAACAACAAACTAGAAGATAAATTTCCTGACTGGCTTCAAAGTCTTCAAGATTTAAAAGTGTTGGTTTTGCGAGACAATAAGTTGCATGGTCCCATTTCTAATCTAAAGATCAACAATTCTTTTCCAAGTTTAATTATTTTTGATATCTCAGGAAATACTTTTAGCGGTCCTCTACCAAAAGCCTATATTGAACAGTTTGAAACCATGAAAAATGTTGATCGAATTATTGAGGATGGCACTTTCGAATATATAGAATCAGCAATATATGATACCCATGAAAGTGCGGAAATAGATGTACGTTCGAATTACTATTATTCCATGTCAGTGACATTGAAAGGAATCAATATGCCAATggtaaaaattccaaaaatgctTGTAAGTATTGATTTGTCAAGAAACATGTTTGAAGGAGAGATTCCAAATGATATTGGAGAGCTTCATTCTCTCATGGGACTAAATCTTTCTCATAACAGACTCGTAGGTCACATTCCACAATCCATGGGAAACTTGACAAACTTGGAATGGTTGGATCTCTCCTCAAATATGTTGATCGGTATGATTCCTGCCAAATTCACAAATCTAAACAGCCTTGAAGTTTTGAATCTTTCCAATAACCATCTTGTAGGAGAAATACCTCAAGGAAAACAGTTCAACACATTTTCAAATGATTCGTATGAAGGAAACTCTGAGTTATGTGGATTACCCTTGTCAAAGAAATGTGGACCCGAACAACAATCTCCACCAGCTTCACCCAACAAGCTTTGGAATGAAGAGAAATTTAGATTTGGATGGAAACCAGTGGCAATTGGATATGGATGTGGATTTGTGTTTGGAATAGGCCTTGGATATTGCATGTTTTTAATTGGAAGGCCAAGATGGCTTGTGATGATATTTGGTGGCCAGCCAAAGAGAAGagtgagaagaagaagaacaagagtgAGGAGGACCAATGGTTCAACCATGAATCAGATGATACAAATGTCATAG
- the LOC131615693 gene encoding nucleotide-sugar uncharacterized transporter 2, with the protein MGWLDSLFGNGRKFIKRKDSDAGETGKALEELRSSLYNELRTSEGAKRQQQRYCGPVVALSFNFMVAVGIIMANKLVMGRIGFNFPIFLTFVHYVTAWVLLAIFKTISVLPVSPPSKSTPFSSIFALGAVMAFASGLANTSLKYNSVGFYQMAKIAVTPTIVLAEFIFFKKTISFKKVLALAAVSAGVAVATVSDLEFNLFGAIVAVIWIIPSAINKILWSTLQQQGNWTALALMWKTTPITVFFLGALMPWIDPPGVLSFKWDVNSSSAIMISALLGFLLQWSGALALGATSATTHVVLGQFKTCVILLGGYLLFDSDPGIISIGGAVIALTGMSVYTTYNLHESQENATKQLPKHNAPTPKQKPANEENKDLSVNITNNNIVV; encoded by the exons ATGGGGTGGTTGGATTCACTGTTTGGAAATGGACGCAAATTCATCAAAAGAAAAGACAGTGATGCGGGCGAAACAG GTAAAGCACTGGAAGAACTAAGATCTTCTCTGTACAATGAGCTCCGGACATCGGAAGGAGCCAAGCGACAACAACAAAGATACTGTGGACCGGTGGTCGCATTATCGTTCAACTTCATGGTTGCTGTTGGCATCATCATGGCTAACAAATTG GTGATGGGAAGAATTGGTTTTAACTTCCCAATTTTTCTCACATTTGTTCACTACGTCACCGCATGGGTTCTGCTTGCAATATTCAAAACGATATCGGTGCTTCCAGTGTCTCCTCCATCTAAATCAACTCCATTCTCTTCTATATTTGCACTTGGTGCTGTTATGGCTTTTGCATCCGGTCTTGCAAACACAAGCCTCAAGTATAACAG TGTTGGTTTCTACCAAATGGCCAAGATTGCTGTTACTCCAACAATTGTTCTAGCAGAGttcatattttttaagaaaaccatttcttttaaaaag GTTTTGGCTTTGGCTGCTGTATCAGCAGGTGTAGCAGTTGCAACTGTATCCGATTTAGAGTTCAATTTATTTGGTGCTATAGTTGCAGTTATATGGATAATCCCAAGtgcaataaataaaattttatggtCTACTTTACAGCAGCAAGGAAACTGGACGGCTTTGGC ATTGATGTGGAAGACTACACCTATCACAGTCTTCTTCCTAGGAGCTTTGATGCCTTGGATTGATCCACCAGGAGTGTTATCGTTCAAGTGGGATGTAAACAGCTCGTCTGCAATTATGATATCCGCTCTTCTTGGTTTTCTCTTACAGTGGTCGGGTGCATTGGCATTGGG GGCGACTTCTGCTACAACTCATGTTGTTTTAGGACAGTTTAAGACTTGTGTCATTTTGTTGGGAGGTTATCTGTTATTCGATTCTGATCCCGGGATTATTAGCATTGGCGGAGCGGTTATTGCTCTCACTGGAATGTCGGTTTACACGACATATAATTTGCATGAGTCGCAGGAAAATGCAACCAAGCAGCTTCCAAAGCATAATGCGCCTACACCAAAACAGAAACCAGCTAATGAAGAAAACAAAGATTTGAGTGTAAATATTACCAACAATAACATTGTTGTGTGA
- the LOC131615692 gene encoding GBF-interacting protein 1-like, giving the protein MSGGGGGGSRVPIPNNVRSTIIDIREITGKQHTDDEIYAVLKECSMDPNETAQKLLYLDTFHEVRRRRDRKKEVLSSRVSEESRSRQRGQGRGARGASGGYSSNFFDGGGGRNFANRRENGVHHIAERTNASSTQSDLQKITNTPPQASRGSAVAPHNAANPSNGKSGHGSSNQSLTGSVVSVPKTSSAANDTVNQENVQPQAVVATISLNETVGSITRTDQSKSSSSDQGKSSSSDQGKSLSSSDQGKSLSSSDQHPISISGVYSSSDSMLAPSIAQNPGVGGAISREVGCDLISAGPNHVKGNKLEEAGDLSASEKEKSRSMISTSNPNALQKSKEVESNQLSEPLQLSSSLSLNSSLRPPQDVSETANVTEVSASEAHVQSTELRPHVTFPNHFQVPEALKSGLTFGSFDNFGTSERSYNVTGCENSTSSTPETSPGNDEAATSSNQSVPLIEHGGHVDYAHSSSYLVKTTLASDGISITDNDSKIEQPKQEVLLTPEGHPILTVQSAQNYGLNLMSTMLGTQQVQFDGSELQAQETSHLPSFVTASSQAVSPSPTPPLQSNIPPQPVSYFRPPYPANFFPYGPYYPPIYLSPMHQFLSHNGFPQQPSAGNMYLPAATAASGVKFPLPQFKTGANTGNMAHIGIPSGSLMSPPVGYAPTPTVNTGSSAGNENPAVSQLKENQIYTTAQLSEGSAVWIHAPGQDISGLQLNSLYNLAHQGQHLTFPQTQAAPGAFPGIYQPGQTVASPSTLLQQSQAIAGPVENVGPPPGSYQQPSPAQISWNSNF; this is encoded by the exons ATGAGCGGCGGCGGTGGTGGCGGGTCTAGGGTTCCGATCCCCAACAATGTACGGAGTACCATCATTGACATCAGAGAGATCACCGGAAAACAGCACACCGACGATGAAATCTATGCCGTCCTTAAAGAATGTTCCATGGATCCCAATGAGACCGCTCAGAAGCTTCTCTATTTAG ATACTTTTCATGAGGTAAGAAGGAGGCGCGACCGGAAGAAAGAA GTATTGAGCAGCAGGGTTTCTGAGGAGTCTAGATCAAGGCAACGTGGACAGGGGAGGGGGGCACGGGGAGCTTCAGGAGGCTATTCCTCAAACTTTTTTG ATGGTGGTGGCGGGAGGAACTTTGCTAATCGAAGGGAAAATGGTGTCCATCATATTGCAGAGAGAACTAATGCTTCCTCTACACAGTCAGATTTACAGAAGATAACTAATACACCACCTCAAGCCTCAAG GGGTTCAGCTGTTGCACCCCATAATGCTGCAAATCCATCCAATGGGAAGTCTGGTCATGGTTCTTCTAACCAATCTCTCACAGGTAGTGTAGTGAGTGTCCCTAAAACCAGTTCAGCTGCTAATGACACTGTCAATCAAGAAAATGTCCAACCTCAAGCTGTTGTTGCAACCATTTCCCTTAACGAAACCGTCGGCTCAATTACAAGAACTGACCAAAGTAAATCTTCAAGTTCCGACCAAGGAAAATCTTCAAGTTCTGACCAAGGAAAATCTCTATCAAGTTCTGACCAAGGAAAATCTCTATCAAGTTCTGATCAACATCCAATTTCTATATCTGGGGTTTATTCCTCTTCAGATTCCATGCTTGCACCATCTATCGCCCAGAATCCTGGCGTTGGTGGTGCCATCAGTAGGGAAGTAGGGTGTGACTTGATATCTGCTGGGCCAAATCATGTTAAAGGAAACAAACTCGAAGAAGCTGGTGATTTATCAGCATCTGAGAAAGAAAAGTCCCGGTCAATGATTTCAACAAGCAACCCAAATGCCTTACAGAAGTCAAAAGAAGTTGAAAGTAACCAGTTATCTGAGCCCTTGCAACTCTCATCCTCTTTATCATTGAATAGCTCTTTGAGACCACCTCAAG ATGTTTCTGAAACAGCCAATGTCACAGAAGTCTCAGCTTCAGAAGCTCATGTGCAATCAACTGAGTTGAGGCCACATGTTACTTTTCCAAACCATTTCCAAGTGCCCGAGGCTTTGAAAAGCGGTCTGACATTTGGAAGCTTTGATAATTTTGGTACAAGTGAAAGATCTTATAATGTAACTGGTTGTGAGAATAGTACCTCTTCCACTCCTGAAACTTCTCCAGGGAATGATGAAGCTGCTACTTCTAG CAACCAAAGTGTGCCATTGATTGAGCATGGAGGTCATGTTGATTATGCACATTCTTCATCTTATCTAGTTAAAACGACACTGGCTTCAGATGGCATTTCTATAACTGATAATGATTCAAAGATTGAGCAGCCAAAGCAGGAGGTATTGTTAACTCCCGAGGGCCATCCGATTCTGACTGTTCAAAGTGCTCAAAACTATGGTTTGAATTTAATGTCTACCATGTTAGGGACTCAGCAAGTTCAATTTGACGGTAGTGAGCTTCAGGCCCAAGAAACATCACACTTACCTTCATTTGTT ACTGCAAGTTCTCAGGCGGTGTCCCCCAGCCCAACCCCACCTCTACAGAGCAATATACCTCCACAGCCGGTTTCTTATTTTAGGCCACCATACCCAGCTAACTTCTTCCCATATGGCCCCTATTACCCCCCAATTTACTTGTCTCCGATGCATCAATTTCTAAGCCACAATGGTTTCCCTCAGCAGCCATCAGCTGGCAACATGTATCTACCAGCCGCCACTGCAGCTTCTGGAGTCAAATTCCCTCTACCACAATTTAAGACTGGAGCAAACACAGGAAATATGGCTCATATTGGAATTCCTTCTGGATCATTAATGTCTCCACCTGTTGGGTATGCTCCTACTCCAACAGTGAATACTGGAAGCTCCGCCGGAAATGAAAATCCTGCAGTGTCTCAGTTGAAAGAAAACCAGATCTATACAACTGCACAACTG AGTGAAGGTTCTGCTGTGTGGATACATGCACCAGGCCAAGATATATCCGGTTTGCAACTTAATTCTCTATATAACCTTGCCCACCAGGGACAGCATCTCACCTTCCCCCAGACACAGGCTGCTCCCGGAGCATTTCCTGGTATCTATCAACCAGGGCAGACTGTAGCTTCACCTTCTACCCTCTTGCAGCAGTCTCAAGCCATTGCTGGGCCTGTTGAAAATGTAGGCCCTCCTCCCGGATCTTATCAGCAGCCTTCACCCGCACAGATCAGTTGGAATTCTAATTTTTAG
- the LOC131617765 gene encoding ER membrane protein complex subunit 8/9 homolog isoform X1, whose translation MGSTDLKYEVSQNAYIKLVLHSLKHPTSAVNGVLIGRISPSNATVEITDAVPLFHSQIPLLPQLEISLILIDEYFSAKGLNIVGYFHANERSDEFELGGVAKNIGDHISRYFPQAAILLLDNKKLEALKKSKSSGAVMQLYVRDASKNWKLVQSDANNRFSLKEPSANLILLDYISSEKWRDIVDFDDHLDDISKDWLNPGLFN comes from the exons ATGGGAAGCACCGATTTGAAGTACGAGGTTTCACAAAACGCTTACATCAAACTTGTTCTCCACTCCCTCAAACACCCCACATCTGCCGTCAACGGCGTCTTGATCGGCCGCATCTCCCCTTCCAACGCCACCGTCGAGATCACCGATGCCGTTCCTCTCTTCCATTCTCAAATCCCTCTTCTTCCTCAATTAGAGATCTCTCTAATTCTG ATAGATGAATATTTTTCTGCTAAAGGGTTAAACATAGTTGGTTACTTTCATGCCAATGAGAGGTCTGATGAATTTGAACTTGGCGGTGTGGCGAAGAATATTGGTGATCATATCTCTCGTTACTTTCCACAAGCTGCTATTCTATTG TTAGATAACAAGAAGCTTGAGgctttgaaaaagagcaagagtagtggtgcTGTAATGCAG CTTTATGTTAGGGACGCATCTAAGAACTGGAAGTTGGTTCAATCAGATGCGAACAACCGATTCTCTCTCAAGGAGCCTTCCGCGAATCTAATTTTATTGGATTATATTTCATCTGAGAAATGGCGTGACATTGTAGATTTTGACGATCACCTTGATGACATAAGCAA GGATTGGCTAAACCCGGGGCTCTTCAACTGA
- the LOC131617765 gene encoding ER membrane protein complex subunit 8/9 homolog isoform X2 encodes MGSTDLKYEVSQNAYIKLVLHSLKHPTSAVNGVLIGRISPSNATVEITDAVPLFHSQIPLLPQLEISLILIDEYFSAKGLNIVGYFHANERSDEFELGGVAKNIGDHISRYFPQAAILLLDNKKLEALKKSKSSGAVMQGRI; translated from the exons ATGGGAAGCACCGATTTGAAGTACGAGGTTTCACAAAACGCTTACATCAAACTTGTTCTCCACTCCCTCAAACACCCCACATCTGCCGTCAACGGCGTCTTGATCGGCCGCATCTCCCCTTCCAACGCCACCGTCGAGATCACCGATGCCGTTCCTCTCTTCCATTCTCAAATCCCTCTTCTTCCTCAATTAGAGATCTCTCTAATTCTG ATAGATGAATATTTTTCTGCTAAAGGGTTAAACATAGTTGGTTACTTTCATGCCAATGAGAGGTCTGATGAATTTGAACTTGGCGGTGTGGCGAAGAATATTGGTGATCATATCTCTCGTTACTTTCCACAAGCTGCTATTCTATTG TTAGATAACAAGAAGCTTGAGgctttgaaaaagagcaagagtagtggtgcTGTAATGCAG GGACGCATCTAA